In Blastopirellula sp. J2-11, a single genomic region encodes these proteins:
- the rbfA gene encoding 30S ribosome-binding factor RbfA has protein sequence MSSRRLLKAASAIREVVSMAIITELRDPRVAGVTVTAVEMSPDMRQAKVHVSIMGHEKKQADCLEGLKRSAGFLQAKINDRIDTRYTPKLEFVIDKGVKHSLEVARILKDVLPKDDEPEEEDDDEPAPLDQPTEPQE, from the coding sequence ATGAGTTCACGTCGCCTACTTAAAGCCGCCTCGGCTATTCGCGAAGTCGTCAGCATGGCGATCATTACCGAGCTGCGCGATCCCCGCGTCGCCGGAGTAACGGTCACCGCTGTTGAAATGTCGCCTGATATGCGTCAAGCCAAAGTGCATGTCTCGATCATGGGACACGAGAAGAAGCAGGCCGATTGTCTGGAAGGGCTGAAGCGTTCGGCCGGTTTCCTGCAAGCGAAGATCAACGATCGCATCGACACGCGTTATACGCCCAAGCTTGAATTTGTCATCGACAAGGGAGTCAAGCACTCGCTTGAAGTGGCGCGTATCTTAAAAGACGTGCTGCCCAAAGATGACGAGCCGGAAGAAGAAGACGACGACGAACCGGCGCCACTCGACCAGCCGACAGAACCTCAAGAGTAA